In a single window of the Pleurodeles waltl isolate 20211129_DDA chromosome 4_2, aPleWal1.hap1.20221129, whole genome shotgun sequence genome:
- the LOC138292873 gene encoding histone chaperone asf1a-B-like, whose translation MAKVQIQNVVVLDNPCPFANPFQFEITFECMEDLPDDLEWKIIYVGSAESEEYDQVLDSVLVGPVPAGRHMFVFQADAPNPSLIPETDAVGVTVVLITCTYRGQEFIRVGYYVNNEYVDPEFRENPPQKADFCQLQRNILASNPRVTRFHIQWDSTTDQKMEDLENVDPTPNSMLPPNCTPSKGLLSPGGALNLIPENSMDCM comes from the exons ATGGCCAAGGTGCAGATTCAGAACGTGGTGGTGTTGGACAACCCGTGCCCTTTCGCCAACCCGTTCCAGTTCGAGATTACTTTCGAGTGCATGGAGGACCTACCTGATG ATCTTGAGTGGAAGATAATCTATGTTGGATCGGCTGAAAGCGAAGAGTATGACCAAGTTCTTGATTCGGTTCTTGTTGGCCCGGTCCCTGCAGGAAGACATATGTTCGTTTTCCAG GCTGATGCCCCCAATCCCAGCCTCATTCCGGAGACTGACGCAGTTGGCGTGACAGTGGTTTTAATCACATGTACGTATCGGGGCCAGGAGTTCATCCGTGTGGGATACTATGTCAACAATGAGTATGTGGACCCAGAGTTCCGTGAGAACCCTCCTCAGAAGGCTGACTTCTGCCAG CTCCAGAGGAACATCTTGGCATCCAACCCTCGTGTGACACGGTTCCATATCCAGTGGGACAGCACTACTGACCAAAAAATGGAGGACCTGGAGAATGTGGATCCAACACCTAACAGTATGCTACCGCCAAACTGTACCCCCTCTAAGGGGCTGCTGAGCCCTGGTGGAGCACTGAATCTCATACCGGAGAACTCCATGGACTGCATGTAA